The following coding sequences are from one Halorubrum sp. BOL3-1 window:
- a CDS encoding DUF5785 family protein: protein MDWPHDPDGEQGSEGRRQYGHAVLAKKIDEEEDFPLSAAEYVEQYGDHPVRVDYETVVSVEKIFENVEREEFADFVEFHQELGRAMRENGYWFYEGAEQFVDGSA from the coding sequence ATGGACTGGCCACACGACCCCGACGGCGAGCAGGGGAGCGAGGGCAGGCGGCAGTACGGCCACGCCGTGCTCGCGAAGAAGATCGACGAGGAGGAGGACTTTCCGCTGTCGGCCGCGGAGTACGTCGAGCAGTACGGTGACCACCCGGTCCGGGTCGACTACGAGACGGTCGTCTCCGTCGAGAAGATCTTCGAGAACGTCGAGCGGGAGGAGTTCGCGGACTTCGTCGAGTTCCACCAAGAGCTCGGCCGCGCGATGCGGGAGAACGGCTACTGGTTCTACGAGGGCGCAGAGCAGTTCGTCGACGGCAGCGCGTAG
- the fdhF gene encoding formate dehydrogenase subunit alpha yields the protein MSSEPDGAKKTICPYCGVGCGIRVLEGDEPGEMRFMPWGDAPVNEGSVCIKGGAATQVVDHEDRLTDPLIKEDGEFREATWDEALGRVVDEMEGIRDDHGPDGMGFFGSSKTFNEENYLIQKLARRYGTNQVDNCTRMCHASTVWALRTSLGMGAMTNSMADLEVSADVLWIQGANPGEQHPIANSQYFRQAVLEGATVIQVDPHANKTTRSFEIDDTDRHIHLQLKPGTDIPLLNVVLKTILERHEEEPDAGWIDEEFVEARTKGFDHLKGTLAEFDKEAAAEECGVPLEDIELAAEKYAMANDAAIFTGMGMSQHTCGVDNVQNEINLALVTGNLGRPGTGVNPLRGQNNVQGTCDVGAMPNVLPGYQLVDDDEARESVEEVWGFEVPSEPGLTNVEISHAIGDTVHGLYVMGENPIMSEPDGNETERRFREELDFMMVQDIFMTETAELADVVLPATTWAERGGTVTNTDRRVQRMRGVHKVHENTRHDLDILCEVGTRLFDGDEFDFDGPEDVFEELREVCPIMHGMTYDALGETGLHWPCYEEGDEGDSFLYEDSFETEDGLGRIEGVVHQEPKEVPDEEYPLVLTTARLEEHYNTGTMSRRSPTLSKQHPENFVDIHPNDAERYGIEDGDDVTLNSRRGEITVRADVTEDIKEGVIWTTPHFAAASANRLTNDVLDERAKIPEYKAASAEIEVGIEPAGDEPASADD from the coding sequence ATGTCCAGTGAGCCGGACGGCGCGAAGAAGACGATCTGTCCGTACTGCGGCGTGGGGTGTGGGATCCGCGTCCTCGAGGGCGACGAGCCGGGCGAGATGCGCTTCATGCCGTGGGGCGACGCGCCGGTCAACGAGGGGAGCGTCTGTATCAAGGGCGGCGCGGCGACCCAAGTCGTCGACCACGAGGACCGGCTGACCGACCCCCTGATCAAAGAGGACGGGGAGTTCCGCGAGGCGACGTGGGACGAGGCACTCGGCCGCGTCGTCGACGAGATGGAGGGAATTCGCGACGATCACGGTCCCGATGGGATGGGCTTTTTCGGCTCCTCGAAGACGTTCAACGAGGAGAATTACCTCATCCAGAAGCTCGCGCGGCGGTACGGTACCAACCAGGTCGACAACTGTACGCGGATGTGTCACGCCTCCACCGTCTGGGCGCTCCGGACCAGCCTCGGGATGGGCGCGATGACGAACAGCATGGCCGACCTAGAGGTGTCGGCGGACGTGCTGTGGATCCAGGGGGCGAACCCGGGCGAGCAGCACCCGATCGCCAACAGCCAGTACTTCCGGCAGGCCGTCTTAGAGGGGGCGACCGTGATTCAGGTCGACCCGCACGCGAACAAGACGACCCGGTCGTTCGAGATCGACGACACCGACCGGCACATACACCTCCAGTTGAAGCCCGGTACCGACATCCCTCTCCTGAACGTCGTCCTCAAGACGATCCTGGAGCGTCACGAGGAGGAGCCGGACGCTGGCTGGATCGACGAGGAGTTCGTCGAGGCGCGCACGAAGGGGTTCGACCACCTGAAAGGAACGCTCGCGGAGTTCGACAAGGAGGCGGCCGCCGAGGAGTGTGGCGTTCCGCTCGAAGACATCGAACTCGCCGCCGAGAAGTACGCGATGGCCAATGACGCCGCGATATTCACCGGGATGGGGATGAGTCAGCACACGTGCGGCGTCGACAACGTCCAGAACGAGATCAACCTCGCCTTAGTCACGGGGAACCTCGGCCGCCCCGGCACGGGCGTCAACCCCCTGCGCGGGCAGAACAACGTTCAGGGCACCTGTGACGTGGGCGCGATGCCGAACGTCCTGCCGGGCTACCAGCTCGTCGACGACGACGAGGCCCGCGAGTCCGTCGAGGAGGTGTGGGGCTTCGAGGTCCCGTCGGAGCCGGGGCTGACGAACGTCGAAATCTCCCACGCGATCGGAGACACCGTCCACGGACTCTACGTCATGGGCGAGAACCCGATCATGAGCGAGCCGGACGGCAACGAGACCGAGCGTCGGTTCCGCGAGGAGCTGGACTTCATGATGGTCCAGGACATCTTCATGACCGAGACCGCCGAGCTGGCGGACGTCGTCCTGCCGGCGACGACGTGGGCCGAGCGCGGCGGCACCGTCACCAACACCGATCGCCGCGTCCAGCGCATGCGCGGCGTCCACAAGGTCCACGAGAACACGCGGCACGACCTCGACATCCTCTGTGAGGTCGGGACGCGGCTGTTCGACGGCGACGAGTTCGACTTTGACGGTCCCGAGGACGTGTTCGAGGAGCTGCGCGAGGTCTGTCCGATCATGCACGGGATGACCTACGACGCGCTCGGCGAGACGGGGCTCCACTGGCCCTGCTACGAGGAGGGCGACGAGGGCGACTCGTTCCTCTACGAGGACTCGTTCGAGACCGAAGACGGTCTCGGCCGCATCGAGGGCGTCGTCCACCAGGAGCCGAAGGAGGTCCCGGACGAGGAGTACCCCCTCGTGTTGACCACGGCGCGGCTCGAAGAACACTACAACACCGGGACGATGAGCCGGCGGTCGCCCACGCTCTCGAAGCAACACCCGGAGAACTTCGTTGACATCCACCCGAACGACGCCGAGCGCTACGGGATCGAGGACGGCGACGACGTAACGCTGAACTCGCGCCGCGGGGAGATCACGGTCCGCGCCGACGTCACCGAGGACATCAAGGAGGGCGTCATCTGGACCACGCCGCACTTCGCGGCCGCCTCCGCGAACCGCCTCACCAACGACGTGCTCGACGAGCGCGCCAAGATCCCCGAGTACAAGGCCGCGTCCGCGGAGATCGAGGTCGGCATCGAGCCGGCGGGCGACGAGCCGGCGTCGGCGGACGACTGA
- a CDS encoding glutathione-independent formaldehyde dehydrogenase, translated as MKAVVYQGPYDVAVEEVDEPELEHPNDVLIDITTSCICGSDLHMYEGRTAAEEGIIFGHENMGIVSEVGEAVSTLEEGDRVVMPFNVSCGFCQNCEEGYTGFCTNVNPGFAGGAYGYVAMGPYPGGQAEKMRVPYADHNALKLPEGREHEDAFSLLADIFPTGWHGTELANLESGESVAIFGAGPVGLMAAYSAKLKGAAEIYVVDQVPSRLELAEGHCDAHPIDFSEGDPVDQIIEEHGGMVDKGVDAVGYQATDPDNVDEETEDYSYQPAKENPAVVINNLIRVVRPTGQLGIPGLYVPEDPGAPDDMAAQGRLGIDFGKFFEKGLKCGTGQCNVKAYNRYLRDMIIEGRADPTWVVSHRVDLEDASEMYEAFDAREEGVTKVLLEP; from the coding sequence ATGAAAGCAGTTGTATACCAAGGCCCCTACGACGTGGCTGTCGAAGAGGTAGACGAACCGGAGCTCGAACACCCGAACGACGTCTTAATCGACATCACGACGTCGTGTATCTGCGGCTCCGACCTCCACATGTACGAGGGTCGGACCGCGGCCGAAGAGGGGATCATTTTCGGTCACGAGAACATGGGAATCGTGAGCGAGGTCGGTGAGGCGGTCTCGACGCTCGAAGAGGGCGACCGCGTCGTCATGCCGTTCAACGTCTCCTGCGGCTTCTGTCAGAACTGCGAGGAGGGGTACACCGGCTTCTGTACCAACGTCAACCCCGGGTTCGCCGGCGGCGCGTACGGCTACGTCGCCATGGGACCGTATCCGGGCGGACAGGCCGAAAAGATGCGCGTCCCGTACGCCGACCACAACGCGCTGAAGCTGCCCGAGGGGCGCGAACACGAGGACGCGTTCTCGCTGCTCGCGGACATCTTCCCGACGGGCTGGCACGGCACCGAGCTGGCGAACCTCGAATCGGGGGAGTCCGTCGCTATCTTCGGCGCCGGACCGGTCGGGCTAATGGCCGCATACAGCGCGAAGCTCAAGGGCGCCGCCGAGATCTACGTCGTCGATCAGGTGCCGAGCCGGCTGGAGCTGGCCGAGGGACACTGTGACGCCCATCCGATCGACTTCTCCGAGGGCGACCCGGTCGACCAGATCATCGAGGAACACGGCGGGATGGTCGACAAGGGCGTCGACGCCGTCGGCTATCAGGCGACGGACCCCGACAACGTTGACGAGGAAACGGAGGACTACTCCTACCAGCCGGCCAAGGAGAACCCAGCGGTCGTCATCAACAACCTCATTCGCGTGGTCCGACCGACGGGCCAGCTCGGCATCCCCGGGCTGTACGTTCCCGAGGACCCCGGTGCCCCCGACGACATGGCCGCGCAGGGGCGTCTCGGCATCGACTTCGGGAAGTTCTTCGAGAAGGGTCTCAAGTGCGGCACCGGCCAGTGTAACGTGAAGGCGTACAACCGGTACCTGCGCGACATGATTATCGAGGGGCGCGCCGATCCGACTTGGGTCGTCTCGCACCGCGTCGACCTCGAGGATGCTTCCGAGATGTACGAGGCGTTCGACGCCCGCGAGGAGGGCGTCACGAAGGTCCTGTTAGAGCCCTGA